From the Anaeromyxobacter dehalogenans 2CP-1 genome, the window CGTGACGGTGGTCGGGTACTGGTGGTGCGGGGTGAGGTAGACGGCGCGGACGGCGCCGGCCGCGGCGAGCGCCTCGAGGCGCTCCACCTGCAGCCCGCGCGCGTCCACCGGCACCGGGACGGTGCGGAGCCCCGCCAGGCGCAGCGACTCCCACGCCGGCCGGTACCCGAGCGCCTCGACCGCGACGCCGTCGCCCGACCTGAGCAGCGCACGCCCGGCGAGCGAGAGCGCCATCTGGGCGCCGCGGGTGACGAGGATCCCGTCCGCTGCCACCGCCAGCCCGCGCGCCTCGCCCAGCATGCGCGCGAGCGCGGCCCGCAGCCGCGGGTGCCCGGCGGCGTCGCCGTAGGACAGGTGCTCGCGCCGGCGCAGCGCGCGGCGGTAGGCGCTCCCGAGCGCGGCCACCGGCACGAGCCGCGGGTCGGGCGTGCCGCCGAGGAGCTCGAGCGTGCCCGGCGGCAGCGTGCTCCAGGTGGCGTCGGCCGGGGCGGGCGGGAGGTCGAAGCCGGCGCGCGCGGCCGGCGCCCCTGCCTCGGGCCCGGCGCGGCCCGGCGCGCCCGGCGGCGGGGGCGGGAGCTCGCGCGAGACGAAGGTGGCGCGGGCCGGGTCGGACGCGATCCAGCCCTCGGCGGCCAGCTCCCCGTAGGCGGCGAGCACGGTGTTGCGGTGGACGCCCAGCGTCCGCGCCAGCGCGCGGCTGGAGGGGAGCGGCGCGCCGGGGCGGAGCGCGCCGGCGCGGATGCGCGCGCCGAGCGCGCGGGCGATCTGCACCGAGAGCGGGGCCGGGTCGGCGCGGTCGATCGCGAGCGGGGTCTGCCAGGTGCGCACTGGTCCATCCGATACCTCGAAACTGGACCTTCTCGCCAGACCAGCCCCGGCGCAGCCTGCCGCGCATGCGACGCGAGATCTTCCGGGCCGGCCGCGGGGAGGCCCTGGCGCTCCTGCGGCGGGCGCCCACCGTGCACCTCGCCACCACCACCCCCGAGGGCGCGCCGGTGCTGCGCGCGCTCGACGCCGCCGTGCTCGAGGACGGCGTCTGGTTCCACGGCGCGCGCGCCGGCGAGAAGGCGCGCTGCCTGGGCCGGGCGGCGGTGGTCTCCGCCGAGGAGCTGGTGGCGCACCTGCCCAGCTGGATGGCGGACCCGGTGCGCGCCTGCCCCGCCACCACGCTCTACCGGAGCGTCCAGGCGCACGGGACGCTGGAGGAGCTGACCGACTCCGCGCGCAAGGCCGAGGTGCTCTCGGCGCTCATGGCGCGGTGGCAGCCGGAGGGGCGCTACCGGCCCCTCCGCGCCGACGATCCGCTCTACGCCGGCGAGCTGCGCGGCATCCTGGTGCTGGGCGTCCGCCTGGGCGAGGCGCTCGACGGCAAGTGGAAGCTGCTCCAGAACCGGACCCCCGAGCAGATCGGCGCGGCGCTCGAGGGGCTGTGGGCGCGCGGCGCGCCGGGCGACGTCGCCGCCATCGAGGCCGTCCGCGCCGCGAACCCGCACGCGCCGGAGCCTTCGTTCCTCGCCGCCGGGATCCCGGGAGTCCGGCTGCAGGTGGCGCTCGGCGAGGCCGACGCGCCGGCGGTCCGGGCGCTCCTCGCCGGCGAGTACTGGTGGGAGGGCGAGCCGCTCGCGCTGGCCGGGCCCTCGCACCTCGCCTCCACCGCGTGGGTGGGCGCCCGCGACGCGGACGGCGCGCTGGTCGCCTCGGCGCGCGCCATGGCCGACCCGCGCCACGCCTGGATCTACGACGTGGTGGTGGCGCCGGCCTGGCGCGGGCGCGGCCTGGGCAAGCGGCTCGTGGCGCTCCTCCTCGACCACCCGGCGGTGCGGCGCACCCGCTTCGTCCGCCTCGTCACCGCCGACGCGCAGGGGCTCTACGCGCGCTTCGGCTTCGTGGACGCGGCGGGCAAGCGGCGCTTCGGGACGTCCACCGAGATGGTGCTGGTTCGCGATCCGCCCGCCGGCGCGGACGCCGGCGCGCCCTGAGGTCGCTCACGCGGCGGCGCGGGCGCGGCGGCGGCGGAGCCAGACCGCCACCGCGGCCGCCAGCAGCACCGCCCCGAGCACCGCGAGCTCCACCCGGCGCACGCCGCGCTCGGCCGTGCCGAGGTGGTGCGCGAACAGGTAGCCGACCGAGACCACCAGCGGCACCGACAGGAGCCGCGGAGAGCCCGTCCGCGAGCGCGAACGTGCGCAGGCGCACCCCGTGCGTCGCGGCGAGGGCGAACGCGGCGAGCCGCAGGCCCGAGGTGTGCCGCGCCACCGCCACCGAGAGGAACGCGTGGCGCGCGAGGTGCGCCTCCAGCCGATCGCGCCGCGCCGGCGTGAGCACCCGGGCCACCATGCGCGTGCGCAGCACGCGTTCCGCGTGCCGGCGCGCCAGGAGGAAGAACGCGACGTCGCCGAGCACGATCCCGAGCCAGCACACCCCGATGACGAGCGGCAGGCGCAGGTAGCCCTGGTGCGCCAGCGCCCCCGCGCCGAGCTGGGTGGCCTCCTCCGGGATCGGGACGCCCAGCCCCGCGCCGGCCAGCAGGGCCAGCACGGCGAGGTAGCCGAAGCGGGAGAGGAGCGCCTGGAGCACCTCGGGCAATCTACGGCGCGCGGCGCGGGCGCGCGCCTAGAAGTAGCCGAGCACCAGCGCGGCGGCCTCGGTGGCGAGCGGCTGGCGCCGGGCCTCGAACGCCAGGGAGAGGTCGCGCGCGAGGTGCAGCCGGAGCGCGCCGCCCCACGACCAGGTGGTGCGCGGCGCGGCGTCGGGCAGCCAGCGCCAGCGCGCGTCGGCGAGCAGGACCGCGCGCGACCCGAGGCGGAGCCGCGCCAGCGCCGAGGGGCCGATGCCCGGGCGCCACCCGGTGCCGCCCGCGCCGGAGAGGCCCGGCGAGGCGCGCAGCTCCAGGTCCCCGGTGGCGGCCAGGTCGAGGCCGCCGGGCAGCGCCGCGGCCAGCCCGCCGCCGAGGTCGCTCGCGAACGCGAGGCACCGATCGCAGCCGCGGTCGCGCACGGTGGTGGCGCCGAAGCTCGCCTTCCAGGACGGCCGCGCGTCGAAGCGCGTCACCGGGCTGAGCGAGACGATGCGCACGAGCGCCACGTCGTCGAGGTCCACCCGCCGCTCGCGCGGCGTCCAGCGGAGGCGGGTGGGGAGGAACTCGATCTGCGCGGTGGGCGGGTAGCCCTCGGGCGGATCGCCGAGGTCGTGGAGCGCGAGGCGGGCGTCGAGGAGCACCGTGCCGCCCTGCCCGTCGACCGCGCCGCCGCCCACGCCGAGGCGCAGCGAGCCGTGGCCGCGCTCGGGGCGGCGCGCCTCCGGGAGCGGGAGCGCGAGCGGCGCGCTCGGCACGCCCAGCGCGGCCCGGCGCTCGAGCAGCGCCTGCCGGTCCTGCGCCGCCTTCGGCTCGAGGCCGCGGATGAGCTCGCGCGCGTGGCGGAGATCGAGCAGGTCCACCGCCGCGTCGAGCACCTTCGCCAGCCCGTCCGGCGGGGTGCCCGGCGCGAGCGGCGCGGCCGGGTCGCCGGAGAGCGCCTCCACCTCGCGCAGCTCGGCGCGGGAGAGCCCGCGGGCCCGCGCCTCGAACTGCGTGCGGATGGACGGCCGGTAGTGGACGCGCCGGACCAGCCCCGGGTTCTCGAACAGCGCCACGACGGTGTCGGAGGGCAGCACCACCGCCCGGCCCACGTGCGAGAGCAGGTCGAGCCGCGGCGCGGCGGCCTCGAGCGCGCCGAGCACGTGGTAGCTGCAGTTCTCGTCGAGGTACCAGTAGTCGAACCAGGTGCCGCCCAGCTCCCACACGTGCGCGCCGAGCAGCGCCACCTCGCCCGGCGTGAGCTCGAGGTCGTACTCCCACAGGTCGCGGGACTCGTAGTCCCCGTACTCGCGGACCTTGTAGTAGTACGGGTAGTACTTGAACTCGCCCTTGAAGAAGCCGAGCAGGCCCTTCGCCGCGTAGAGCACCGCGTTCCCGGTGTCCACGGTGGCGGCGTAGTCCACCCCGTAGTCGAGCAGCTCGAAGTGCTTGCCGCCGATCGCCTCCGGCGCCTTGTCGAGGCGGAGCAGGGTGTGGCCGAACGCCGAGGCGGGGTTGTTGAGGTAGTACGACGAGAACACCACCGTCACGCCCTGCGGCCGGATCTTGCCGTAGAAGTCCTCGAACTTCGGGCAGCGGCGGGGCGGCAGGCGGGCGAGGTCGAAGCCGAGCCGCCCGCCCAGGAACGCGAAGCGCGCCGGGAAGCGGCACTGCGCGTCGTCGAGCTCCTCGGCCTTCGGCGCGGCGTCGAAGAAGCCGGCCAGCGTCGCCTCCAGCTCGGCGGCCGGGTCGGTCTTCCCGTCGCGGGCCCGGAAGAACTTCCCGCCATCGGCCTCGCTCTTCCAGCCGCCCAGCGGGCGGCGCCGCCAGTGCCCGAGCTTCAGCCACCCGGGATCGTCCGCCAGCCGGAGCGCGCGCGCCTTCGCCACGAGCTCGGCGAGGTAGGCGGGATCGGGCGCGGCGGTCGCGCCCGCTGCCGGGGCGGCCGGGGCGGCTGCGGAGGCGATCGCGGCCGCGGGCGGCGCCCCGGGTTCGGCGGACGGCGGGGCGGGCGCGCCGGGCGGGGACGCGAGCGCGAGGGCGAGGGCGAGCGGGCCGAGCATGCGGGGGGACGAGGGTAAACGAAAGGGGAGCCCTCTCGCGAGGGCTCCCCTCTCATGAAGCGGACCGCGGGGCGCTAGCTGCGGCCGCAGCCGAGGGCCGCGTCACCGTGCAGCGTGTCGAGGATCGCCTTGGTCACGTCCTCGTTCGAGGCGCTCTCGCTCGGGAAGATCGCCTTGAAGTTCTTCTGCAGCGCCGCGCCGACCGCGTGCGAGTTCTCGCAGGCGTTGATCACGGTGAGCGCGCCGATGGCCTCGCCCTCGCCGCGGGAGATGTCCTTGGCGAGCGCCTCGCGGTTCGCGTCCACGAAGTTCTTGGTGCCGGCCGTGAACACGCCGCTGCCGCAGTTCGAGGTCCCGGTGGTGATGCCGAAGGTCTGGTTGCCGAAGGTGCCGTTGGTGGTGGCGGCCAGGATCTGGACCGCGCCCGGGGTGTTGCCGAACGCCATGGAGCCGAGGCCGCAGCCGGCGGTGCCGTAGCGGCCGGTGCCCTTGATGGCGGAGGCGGTCTGATCGGCGGCGGCGGCCGGCACGGCGAGCAGCGCGGCGACGAGCGCGAGCGTGATGCGGGTCATGTGTCTCCCTTTCGTTCTCGGGGGTTCACGAACCCCCAGTGAAGTCCCCCACGCATGCTTTCCGTGGAGATCGTTCCCGTATACCGCTGTCTCTCACGCCTGCGAACTTCGCAGACGACCCTTCTCGGGGCCCTGCCGGACGGGACAGGATTTCGGTTGCGGCACCGTGGCGCACTGCGCAATATGGTCGAGCCCCAGGCTTGATTCCGGAATCAGGAGCGATCATGGCCCTCAAGATCGTGGTGACCGCGAAGCGCGTCGAGGACCCGGAGTCGAAGATCCGCGTGAAGCCGGACGGCTCCGGGATCGTGACCGACGGCGTCAACTACAAGATCAACCCGTTCGACGAGATCGCCGTCGAGGAGGCGCTCCGCCTGAAGGAGCGCCACGGCGGGGAGGTGGTGGTCGCGTCCATCGGTGGGGAAAAGTCGCAGACCGAGATCCGCGCCGCGCTCGCCATGGGCGCCGACCGCGGCATCCTCGTCCGCCACGACGGCCCGCTCGATCCGGTGGTGGTGTCGGCGCTGCTCGCCAAGGTGGTCGAGCAGGAGAAGCCCGACCTCGTCATCCTCGGCAAGCAGTCCATCGACGACGACCAGAACCAGGCCGGCCAGTACCTGGCCGAGCGGCTCGGCTGGCCGCAGGGCACGTTCGCCTCGAAGACCGAGAGCCTGGAGAGCGAGGCCGAGCAGAAGAAGGAGCCGGGCCTCGTGCTCTCCGCCGACGGCAAGGCGCTCACGGTGGTGCGCGAGGTGGACGGCGGCGTGGAGACGCTGGAGCTGGGCCTGCCGGCGGTGGTGACCACCGACCTGCGCCTCAACAAGCCGCGCTTCGCCTCGCTGCCCGGCATCATGAAGGCCAAGAAGAAGCCGCTCCAGGAGCTGGCCGCCGCCTCGCTCGGCGTGGACCTCGCGCCGGTCGTGGTGATGAAGCGCCTGGCCGAGCCGCCCGCCCGCAAGGGCGGCGTGAAGGTGGCCGACGTCGAGGAGCTCTGGAAGAAGCTGCACGACGAGGCGAAGGTCCTCTAGCCCACCGTCCGCGCGCCGCGCGGCGATCGAACCTCCGGAGGCGACATGTCGAACGTCCTCATCGTGGCCGAGCAGGGCGGCGGCCAGCTCCGCAAGGCGACGCTCCACGCCATCTCGGCGGGGCGCGCCCTTGCCGCCCGCACCGGCGGCGCGCTCCACGTCGCGCTGCTCGGCCAGGGCGTGCGCCCGCTCGCCGACGCGCTGGCCGCGACCGGCGCCGAGGTGCACGTGGCCGACGCGCCCGCGCTCGAGCACCCGCTCGCCGACGCGTGGGCGCCGGTGATCGCGGAGATCGCGAAGGCCTGCGGGGCCGCGTACGTGGGCGCCGCCGCGACCGCGCAGGGCAAGGACCTCCTCCCCCGCGTGGCGGCCCGGCTCGGCGCCGGGATGGCGACCGAGGTGCTCGGCTTCGGCGGCGACGGCGCGGCCGTGACGTTCCGCCGGCCCATGTGGGCGGGCAACGTGCTCGCCGAGGTGGAGATCGCGACGCCGGTGAAGGTGTTCACGGTGCGTGCGACGGAGTTCCCAGCCGCCGAGCCGGGCGCCGGCAAGGGCGCGGTGCACGAGGTGGCGGTCCAGGTGCCGGCCGGCCTGCGCACCCGGCACGTGGCCTTCCGCGAGGTGAAGAGCGAGCGGCCCGAGCTGACCGAGGCGCGGGTGGTGGTGTCGGGCGGCCGCGGCACGAAGGGCGACTTCAAGCCGGTCGAGGCGCTGGCCGATGCGCTCGGCGCCGCGGTGGGCGCGAGCCGCGCCGCGGTGGACGCGGGCTGGGTGCCGAACGACTGGCAGGTGGGGCAGACCGGCAAGGTGGTCGCGCCGGACCTCTACGTGGCGGCGGGCATCTCCGGCGCCATCCAGCACCTCGCCGGCATGAAGGGCTCGAAGGTGATCGTGGCGGTGAACAAGGACCCGGACGCGCCGGTGTTCCAGATCGCCGACTACGGCCTGGTGGCGGACCTGTTCCAGGCGCTGCCGGCGCTCACCGAGAAGGTGAAGGCCTCGAAGTGAGGGCGCCGCGGGGCGCGGCGGTGCGAGCGTGACCGAGGCGGATCTCGAGGGGCTCGGCGTCCACCGCATCGCCATCCCGGTTCCGTTCCCGCAGGCGGGCGGGCCGGTCAACGCGTACCTGGTGGAGGAGGCCGGCGGCGGCCTCCTCATGTTCGACTCGGGCCTCGGCACGCCCGAGGCGCAGGCGGCGCTCGAGGCCGGCTTCCAGCGGCTGGGCCGCCGCTTCGACGAGGTCGGCCGCATCGTGGTCTCGCACGGCCACGTGGACCACTACGGCGCCGCCCGCTTCGTGCAGGAGCGGCACGGCGGCCCGGACGTGCCGGTGTTCGGCCACCCGGCCGACGCGCCCAAGATGTCGGAGCAGGGGCCGCGCTGGCGGGAGCTGGCCCCGCGGCTGGCCGCGTACCTGGCGCGCCAGGGCGTGCCGCCCGAGGTGGTCGAGCTGCTCGCGAAGCAGGGCGAGGGTGGCTTCCGCTACGCGCGGCGGCTCCCCGAGATCCGGCCCATCGCCGAGGGGGAGGTGCTGCGCACGCGCCACCTCGCGCTCGAGGTGATGCACATGCCGGGGCACACGCCCGGGCTCCTGTGCCTGTACGACCGGGAGAAGCGGCTGTTCCTCTCCGACGACCACCTGCTCGAGAAGGTCTCCCCGAACCCGCTCATCGAGCTCGGGCCGGACGGCCAGGACGGCTTCTTCCGCCCGCTGCTCGCGTACCTCGACAGCATCCGCCGCCTGCGCGCGCTCGAGGTGGACCTGGTGCTCCCCGGCCACGGCCCGCCGTTCTCGGGCCACCGCGAGATCATCGACGCGCTCGTCGGCTTCTACGCGAAGCGGCAGGCGCGGCTGCTCGAGCTGCTCCAGGCCGGGCCCCGGACCGCGCACGAGCTCGCCCGCGCGCTCTGGCCCCGCGCCCGCCCCACCGACGCGTTCCTCACCCTCTCGGAGACGGTGGCGAACCTGGAGGTGATGGAGTCGCGCGGCGAGGTGCGGCGCGATCGCGCGGCCGAGCCCTGGCGCTACCTGGCCGCCTGACCGGGGCGGCGGCGCCGCTCGACAAGCGCGGCGCCATCGGGCATTCAAGGCGCCATGCTCGAGCTGCTCGGCCAGGCCGACACGTGGATCTCGCTCGTCACGCTCTCCGCCATGGAGATCGTGCTCGGCATCGACAACGTGGTGTTCCTCACCATCCTCGCCGGGCGGCTGCCGCAGGAGCAGCAGGGCAGGGCGCGCAAGCTGGGCCTCTCCTTCGCGCTGCTCACCCGGCTCGGCCTGCTGTTCGCCATCAGCTGGGTGATGGGGCTGACCCGGCCGCTGTTCTCGGTGCTCGGCCGGGAGGTCTCCGGGCGCGACCTCATCCTGCTGGGCGGCGGCCTGTTCCTCATCGCCAAGGCCACCCACGAGATCCACGACAAGCTCGAGGTCGAGCACGCCGAGGAGCGGAAGGCCGGCGGCGGCGCCGCGTTCTGGGCGGTCATCGTGCAGATCGCGCTGCTCGACATCGTGTTCTCGCTCGACTCGGTCATCACCGCGGTCGGGATGGCGAAGCACCTGCCGGTGATGGTCGCCGCGATGGTCCTGGCGGTCGGCGTGATGCTCGTCTTCGCCGACGCCATCGGCGGCTTCGTGGAGCGCCACCCCACCATCAAGATGCTGGCGCTGTCGTTCCTCATCCTCATCGGCGTGATGCTGGTGGCGGAGGGGCTCGGGAAGCACATCGAGAAGGGCTACGTCTACTTCGCCATGGCGTTCTCGCTCGGGGTCGAGCTCCTGAACATGCGGGTGCGCAAGACGCGGCAGGCGCCGGTCCACCTGCACGGGCGCTTCGAGGAGGAGCGGGCCGGGCGCTAGCGCCGCCCGCCGTGCGCCGTGGCCGACCTCGCCCTGCTCGTCCTCACGCTGCTGTGGGGGACCACCTTCGCGCTGGTGAAGGAGGCGCTCGAGATCGCCTCCCCGGGCGTGTTCCTCACCGCCCGCTTCGGCCTGGCCGCGGTGGCGCTGCTCGTCGCCTGGGCGCTCCGGCCGCGCGCGCCGCTCGGCGAGGGGTTCTGGCGGCACGGCGTCCTGCTCGGCCTCACCATGCTGGTGGGGTTCGTGCTCCAGACGGTCGCGCTTCGGCACACCACGCCCTCGCGCTCCGGGTTCATCACCGGCCTGAACGTGCTGGTGGTGCCGATCGTCGCCCGCTGGCTCCTGGGGCGCCGGGTGCGCCTCGCGTTCTGGGTGGGCGTGACGTTCGCGCTCGCCGGGCTGGTGCTGCTGACGCGGCCGTTCACCCCCGGTGCGGTCACGGAGGAGGTCCGCTTCGGCGACCTGCTCACGCTCTTCTGCGCGGTGGCCTACGGGCTCCAGGTGACGTTCACCTCGGAGTGGGCGCCGCGCCACCCGCTCGCGCCGTTCGTGGCGGTGCAGGTGCTGGTGACGCTGGCCGGCGCGCTCGTGCTCGCCCCGCTGGAGGGGCCGCGCTTCGATCCGGCCGGGGCCGGCCACTTCCTCGCGGTGGTGGCCTTCACCGGCCTCGTCATGACCGCGCTCGCGTTCTTCGTCATGAACTGGGGCCAGCGCCACACCACCGCGGTGCGGGCCGCGCTCATCTTCTCGCTCGAGCCCGCCGCGGCGGCGGTGTTCAGCTGGCTGTACTACGGCGAGCCGCTCGGGCCGCTCGACTGGGCCGGCGGCGGGCTCATGGTGCTCGGGGTGGTGGCCGGCGAGGTGGGCGGGGTGCTGGAGGCCCGCGCCGCCGAGGCCCGGGCCCGGGCCCGCGCGGGCGCGCCCGCGGCGTAGCCGTCGAGGCGCCGGCGGCCGGCCCGCGCCGCGCGGCCGGACCTCTGCTACCTTCGGCCCGATGCGACGCACCCCCCTCGAGCACGCCCTCCTCGCGGCGCTCGCCCTGTCAGTCGCCGCCTGCCGCCACGCGCCCCCGCCCGCGCCGGCGCGCACCGCCGACGAGGCGCTCCGCGAGGTGCCGCCCTCCGACCTCCCGGCGTTCGCCGACGATCTCGACTACGCCGGCCTGGAGGACGCGATCGGCCGCTCCGAGACCTGGCTGGCACGGCTCGCCGCCTCGGATCCGGGCCGGACGTTCGCCTACGGCAGGGAGCGCGTCCCGCTCGCGCGCGTGCAGGCGACGCTGGCGCGCTTCCGGACGGTCGTGGCGGCGCGGCCCGCGCCGGCGGCGCTGCGCGAGACGCTCCGCCGCGAGTTCCGCGCGTTCCGCTCCGCCGGCGACGGGCGCGGGACGGTGCTGTTCACCGGCTACTACCTGCCGGAGCTGCGCGGCGCGCTCGCCCGCGGCGGCCCGTACCGGGTGCCGCTCCACCGCGCGCCGGACGACCTCGTGGTGGTGCGCGCGCGCGACTTCCCGCAGGTCGCGGAGGACCTCGTCGGCCGGGTGGAGCAGGGCAGGCTCGTCCCGTACCCGACCCGCGCCGACATCGCGCGCGGCGCGCTCGACGGGAAGGGCGCGGAGCTCTGCTACGTGGACTCGGCGCTCGACGCGTTCTTCCTCGAGATCCAGGGGAGCGGGGTGGTGCGCCTCGAGGACGGCAGCTCGCGCGTGGTCACGTACGCCGGCAAGAACGGCCAGCGCTACGCCGCGGTCGGCGCGGAGCTGATCCGGCGCGGCGCGCTCCGGCGCGAGGAGGTGTCGATGCAGTCGATCCGCGCCTGGCTGCTCGCGCACCCGGAGGAGCAGGCGGCGGTGCTCGCCACCAACCCGTCCTACGTGTTCTTCCGGTTCGCCGACGACGCCATCGGCGCGCTCGGCGTCCCGGTCACCCCGGACCGCACCATCGCCGCCGACGCGAAGGTGTTCCCGAAGGGCGGGCTCGCGTTCCTGGAGACGGAGCGGCCGGTGGACGCGACCTCGGCCACCCTGCGCCCGTTCTCGCGCTTCGTCCTCGACCAGGACGCGGGCGGCGCGATCCGCACCTCCGGGCGCGTGGACCTCTACCTCGGGAGCGGCCCCTACGCCGCGAACGCCGCCGGCCGCATGAAGCAGCCGGGGCGCCTCTGGTACCTGCTGCTCAGGTAGGGCTCCCCGCCCGCGGCCGACGGCTCACCGCGGGCGGGATCGCCTCACCGGTGCCGAGCGGCCCGCTCGCCCCGGGCGCACCGAGGGGCGAGCGGGTCCCGCCGGCTACACGTCCGGCGCCTCGGCGACGGCGCCGTTCGCGGCGGTGCCCTCCATCCCGCGCGGCAGCACCAGGTTGAGCAGGATGCCGACGTAGGTGGCGAGCGGCATGGCGTCGATCTTCACCGAGCCGAAGTGCATCTCGGCGCCGCCCACGCCGATGACCAGCACCACCGAGGCGATGATCAGGTTCCGCTTCTGCGAGAAGTCGATGCCCGCCTCGACCAGCATGCGGATGCCGGCGGAGGCGATGATCCCGAACAGCAGGATGCAGATGCCGCCCATCACCTGGGTCGGGATGGAGCGGATGAGCGCGCCCACCGGCGGCAGGAAGGACATCAGGACGGCGAGCACCGCCGCGCCGCCGATCACCCACACCGAGAAGACGCGGGTGATGGCCATGACGCCGATGTTCTCGCCGTAGGTGGTGTTGGGCGGGCCGCCCAGCGCGCCGGAGATCATGGTCGCGACGCCGTCGCCGGCGAGCGAGCGGTGCAGGCCCGGGTCCTTCACGAAGTCCCGGCCCACCACGTTGTTCGTGACGATGAGGTGGCCGATGTGCTCGGTGATGACCACGAGCGAGATGGGGGCGAGCGTGATGATGGCCGCCCAGGTGAACCGCGGGAGCACGAAGGGCGGCACCGCCAGCGGCCGCGCCGCCGCCACGCCGGAGAGGTCCACCTGGCCGGCGAGGAGCGCCACCACGTAGCCGCCCACGATGCCGATGAGCACCGGGATGACGCCCAGGAAGCCCTTCAGGAACACCGCCGCCAGGATGGCGATGGCGAGCGACGCGAGCGCCACCGCGAAGAACTCCGGCCGGTAGGTGGGGCCGCCGCCGTTCATGGCCATGTTGACCACCGCCACGCGGGCGAGGCCGAGGCCGATGACCATCACCACCGAGCCGATCACCACCGGCGGGAGCAGGCGGTCGATCCAGCCGGTGCCGAACTTCGCGATGAGCGCCGCCACCACGAGGTAGCAGACGCCCACCGCCACGCAGCCGCCCATGGCCACGGCCACCCGGTCGGCCGGCGCGGCCTGGCCGGGCGCGACCCCGATGATGGCGGAGAGCGCGGCGATGAACGCGAACGAGGAGCCGAGGTAGGCCGGGATCTTCCCCTTCGTGATGAAGATGTAGACGAGCGTGCCGACACCGCTGGTGAACAAGGTCACCGAGGTGTCGAGCCCGACCAGGAACGGCACCAGCACGGTGGCGCCGAACATGGCGAACAGGTGCTGCAGCGACAGGGGAATGCTCTGGAGCAGCGGCAGCCGCTCCCCGACGTCCACGGTCCTCTTCATGGTCCCTCCTCGAGATGCGCCACGCGACGCGCCCGCTCGCCCGGGCGCTGGCCGCGAGGCGGCCGGGGTGCCGGAGGGCTGGGGCGGCGCATCATGCCCTCCCGCCCTGACACCCGCCAGAGGGGTGCGGGGCGGCGCTCGGCCGCGGCCGCCCCCCCATCGCGGGGAGACCTCGGGGGCGAACCCACCGTGGCGCGGACCGGTGCGCCTGGCCGCGAGAGGATCCCTAGGGTCCTCGAAGGAGGTGTTCCATGGCGGAGGAGAAGAAGAAGGGCGGGTTCCATTCCCTCGAGAAACGGATCCACCAGATCGAGGAGGAGGACCGGAGCCAGGCGGCGCGCGAGTCGAAGCCGGAGGAGAAGAAGGCGCCGGCGAAGGAGC encodes:
- a CDS encoding PLP-dependent aminotransferase family protein; protein product: MRTWQTPLAIDRADPAPLSVQIARALGARIRAGALRPGAPLPSSRALARTLGVHRNTVLAAYGELAAEGWIASDPARATFVSRELPPPPPGAPGRAGPEAGAPAARAGFDLPPAPADATWSTLPPGTLELLGGTPDPRLVPVAALGSAYRRALRRREHLSYGDAAGHPRLRAALARMLGEARGLAVAADGILVTRGAQMALSLAGRALLRSGDGVAVEALGYRPAWESLRLAGLRTVPVPVDARGLQVERLEALAAAGAVRAVYLTPHHQYPTTVTLAPARRLALLEVARRARLLVLEDDYDAEFHYDGRPVPPLASADGAGVVVYVGTLSKVLAPGLRIGWLAGPPDAIERVTAHRRFLDRQGDLAVEAAVAELFEEGEAQRHAWRTRRVYAGRREALAAALRARLPGALSFRMPAGGMALWCRVAPGLDPEAWAARALRAGVAVQPGRLFAHDRRARPFLRLGFGRLDERELAEAVRRLAAALPR
- a CDS encoding GNAT family N-acetyltransferase → MRREIFRAGRGEALALLRRAPTVHLATTTPEGAPVLRALDAAVLEDGVWFHGARAGEKARCLGRAAVVSAEELVAHLPSWMADPVRACPATTLYRSVQAHGTLEELTDSARKAEVLSALMARWQPEGRYRPLRADDPLYAGELRGILVLGVRLGEALDGKWKLLQNRTPEQIGAALEGLWARGAPGDVAAIEAVRAANPHAPEPSFLAAGIPGVRLQVALGEADAPAVRALLAGEYWWEGEPLALAGPSHLASTAWVGARDADGALVASARAMADPRHAWIYDVVVAPAWRGRGLGKRLVALLLDHPAVRRTRFVRLVTADAQGLYARFGFVDAAGKRRFGTSTEMVLVRDPPAGADAGAP
- a CDS encoding DUF4105 domain-containing protein yields the protein MLGPLALALALASPPGAPAPPSAEPGAPPAAAIASAAAPAAPAAGATAAPDPAYLAELVAKARALRLADDPGWLKLGHWRRRPLGGWKSEADGGKFFRARDGKTDPAAELEATLAGFFDAAPKAEELDDAQCRFPARFAFLGGRLGFDLARLPPRRCPKFEDFYGKIRPQGVTVVFSSYYLNNPASAFGHTLLRLDKAPEAIGGKHFELLDYGVDYAATVDTGNAVLYAAKGLLGFFKGEFKYYPYYYKVREYGDYESRDLWEYDLELTPGEVALLGAHVWELGGTWFDYWYLDENCSYHVLGALEAAAPRLDLLSHVGRAVVLPSDTVVALFENPGLVRRVHYRPSIRTQFEARARGLSRAELREVEALSGDPAAPLAPGTPPDGLAKVLDAAVDLLDLRHARELIRGLEPKAAQDRQALLERRAALGVPSAPLALPLPEARRPERGHGSLRLGVGGGAVDGQGGTVLLDARLALHDLGDPPEGYPPTAQIEFLPTRLRWTPRERRVDLDDVALVRIVSLSPVTRFDARPSWKASFGATTVRDRGCDRCLAFASDLGGGLAAALPGGLDLAATGDLELRASPGLSGAGGTGWRPGIGPSALARLRLGSRAVLLADARWRWLPDAAPRTTWSWGGALRLHLARDLSLAFEARRQPLATEAAALVLGYF
- a CDS encoding DUF3015 domain-containing protein; amino-acid sequence: MTRITLALVAALLAVPAAAADQTASAIKGTGRYGTAGCGLGSMAFGNTPGAVQILAATTNGTFGNQTFGITTGTSNCGSGVFTAGTKNFVDANREALAKDISRGEGEAIGALTVINACENSHAVGAALQKNFKAIFPSESASNEDVTKAILDTLHGDAALGCGRS
- a CDS encoding electron transfer flavoprotein subunit beta/FixA family protein; this encodes MALKIVVTAKRVEDPESKIRVKPDGSGIVTDGVNYKINPFDEIAVEEALRLKERHGGEVVVASIGGEKSQTEIRAALAMGADRGILVRHDGPLDPVVVSALLAKVVEQEKPDLVILGKQSIDDDQNQAGQYLAERLGWPQGTFASKTESLESEAEQKKEPGLVLSADGKALTVVREVDGGVETLELGLPAVVTTDLRLNKPRFASLPGIMKAKKKPLQELAAASLGVDLAPVVVMKRLAEPPARKGGVKVADVEELWKKLHDEAKVL
- a CDS encoding electron transfer flavoprotein subunit alpha/FixB family protein, producing MSNVLIVAEQGGGQLRKATLHAISAGRALAARTGGALHVALLGQGVRPLADALAATGAEVHVADAPALEHPLADAWAPVIAEIAKACGAAYVGAAATAQGKDLLPRVAARLGAGMATEVLGFGGDGAAVTFRRPMWAGNVLAEVEIATPVKVFTVRATEFPAAEPGAGKGAVHEVAVQVPAGLRTRHVAFREVKSERPELTEARVVVSGGRGTKGDFKPVEALADALGAAVGASRAAVDAGWVPNDWQVGQTGKVVAPDLYVAAGISGAIQHLAGMKGSKVIVAVNKDPDAPVFQIADYGLVADLFQALPALTEKVKASK
- a CDS encoding MBL fold metallo-hydrolase, with amino-acid sequence MTEADLEGLGVHRIAIPVPFPQAGGPVNAYLVEEAGGGLLMFDSGLGTPEAQAALEAGFQRLGRRFDEVGRIVVSHGHVDHYGAARFVQERHGGPDVPVFGHPADAPKMSEQGPRWRELAPRLAAYLARQGVPPEVVELLAKQGEGGFRYARRLPEIRPIAEGEVLRTRHLALEVMHMPGHTPGLLCLYDREKRLFLSDDHLLEKVSPNPLIELGPDGQDGFFRPLLAYLDSIRRLRALEVDLVLPGHGPPFSGHREIIDALVGFYAKRQARLLELLQAGPRTAHELARALWPRARPTDAFLTLSETVANLEVMESRGEVRRDRAAEPWRYLAA